The genomic stretch GGTCCTCAACCTGGTCCTTGGCGGCACGGCGCGCCTGAACGTGCTCCTCCCGACCGCTACGATCCTCGCCTTCGCCATCTTCGCCCCTCTCCTCACCGACGACGGCAAGTGCACCCGGCTGAACCGCATCCTGACCGCGGCCTTCGTCGTCCTCTGCGCCGGCTCCTGCGTCTTCTTCACGCTCACAGACAGCTTCCGCTCCGCCTCGGGCCGCCTCCGGTACGGCGTCGCCACGCCCACTGGCATCCGCACGTTCTGCGGCGGCGGCCACCGGAGGAGGAAGGGGCCGAGGGAGCCGGAGCGGTACAGGCTGCGGTGGTCGGACCTGTTCCACACGACGCTGGCGCTGGTGGCGTTCGTGACGTTCGCCGCCTCGCACCACGACATGGTCCTGTGCTACTACCCCGGCGTGCCCCGGAAGGTGGTCAACACCGTGCCGCTCGTGATCGGCTTCGTGGTGAGCCTCCTCTTCGTGCTGTTCCCGTCCAGGAGGAGAGGCATCGGCTACCCTTTCTTGCTCCGCACCGACCTCGTGTACCTGCGCCGCTGAAAACTGCCGGCCGGCGTGCCGGAAAAGTGTGCCGCGCCTGTCTAATCTAATATTATCTGAAGTCTGAACGCGTTGCGTGCGACCGTGATCTGTACTTGAATGAATTCACATATGTGGAAATTTTTTACATGGTTTGCAATGGTTCTCTTTCTGAAATTTGTGCCAAAATGTATGCACATCTTTATTAATTGCCTCTCTCATTCAGTGCAAAGCTGCAAGAATGGCAGGGAGAGATGTCGATCCCAGAAGCAATTTGAGTGTAGCTGTAGTTGCCCCAGACATGTCGCTTGATCATTCTTCCGCGTCCGGGTTCTGCTCAAGGCCTGCAATTTGCTTCAGTGGCTTCCAAACAAAACTTCTCCTGCACGCGTCCAACAGGATCATGTAATAATAATGGTTTAGCCACAGGTGCTCCCGTGGTGTGGGAAATTGAACATGGAGAATTGGAGATAGATACTAGAAGAAACGCATGTACCAGTTGCCGACTTCTGCGAGCACCCTGACTTTGGGACGGATGTCTGGGAGCATGGCCAGGAACTGCAGCTCAGCCTTGGACAGAACCTGCATGTATATCAGAAGAGGTTCAAGAACAGAGCACTCAGTAAAAAGTCCCGATCCATGGAGGTGCGTGCAAGCAGCCACTGCACCTTGGCTTCGTGGATCCAGACGACGAGGCCTTTGGCGTCTGGGTGCAGCAGGCTGagcctgtagtccacctccggcGGGAAGTACCACCGCGCCACCGGCTGCCTGCCGAGGCTAGGCTGCAGTCATGCACAGCACCACTCCGATCGAGTCAGTTCAACAACAAGACAACAAGAACAAATCAAGAACAAAAGTAGACGTGCGTCGTACGTACCGGGCAGACGGGGTGGATCTTGGTGAGCGTGGTCTCCGGATCGCCGAGGCCCCGCGCGGAGAGGTCGAGGAAGTAGTAGCCCTGGTAGCGGAGGCGGTTGAGGTAGCGGCCCTCGTAGCCGCCCTCGTGCGGCGGGTAGATGGCCAGCGCCTTGTGCTTCTCCACGTCGTCCAGCCACTTGCCCAGGTCCGGCCGCACCAGGTCCCCGCCCACGAAGTCCAGCAACGAGCTGCGCACGGACACCGCGCCACGGCCGCCCCGCGGCCCGCCGCGCCGGCCGCTGAGGAGCGAGGGCGCCGGGACCGGAGACACGGGCACGGAcaccgcgcgcgccgccgccgctgctgccgacCACATCCTGCTGCTTCTACTGCCTGCGGCCGTGCGCGTGTGGGTGGATGGGAGTGGGAAGTCGCTTGCTTTTGAGCATGTGGCGGGAAGATGGCTTGCGGTGAAGTGGGGAAGTGGGGTGAGGTCGCGGATAAGTCTGCAATCGAGGCTGTCCGTTGGTCTGTCAGCCGAATCGACCAAGACTGAAGGAGCAGAGTACATGACCAATTACAATTAGGCTAGTTTCAAATTTTCGTTCTCCGTTATTGACAATCTAAATTATCCATTTTGTGAAGTTATTAGAATAAAAAATAGACTTCACAGTTATAATCTTTTTGTCAAAATGCTAAAAACATATATGAAACATCCACTTTAAAATCTAAACTAAGTAATTACGCTCCCGAAAAAGTTCCTCTCATCAAAAGTAACTTACTCCCTCTGTTCAAAAATAAATATCATTATAGTATTCGTGTCAATCAAACTTTCTTAAGTTTGACTAGCTTTATAGAAAATGTTAGTaacatttatatctttaaataagtttattatgaaaataggtCCAATGATCcaactaataatactaattatgtactacaAATATTACTATTTtcatgtgtatatatatttagtcaaaattaAAAGTGGTTGACTATATTCAAGAAGCGAGAACAACATTATTTTGGGACGAAAGGAGTACATCATAATTAGTTGTGCTCTATAAATTGATTTAGCATCTACATCTACATGAAAAACCAAACGTTGGGAATTTCAAAGGAGCAAGTTCAACCATAAGCTTCTATGTATATATACACGAGAGCCTGttaggacactcacaatgcagactttatcatagagtctaaagttatttattacctcgaacaatgtgaacttaaagtcttattttttctacctctttcttcaataaatatgctgcaacatcagcaaaatactataaataatatgtaattaagtgtcttgaactctgtgatagagtcttgcattgtgagtgtccttaCAACCACATACAAAGAGGCCTACAACTCAGTAAGCGTACGTGTTCTGTTTGTTTGAAACCGGTCCTGAGACAACATCGCAAGTCGAGCTGTCGAggtttctttcaaaaaaaacatTGCAAGTCGAGTACGATCGGTATCCAATTCATCATACTGCGCACCACGAGTATACACCACCACGCCTTTTACACGTCATAGCCGTCTCCTGACCGCCCGATCAGAAAAACGAACGGCTCATATCACGCCGCCGACGTGTCCAGCAGGCGTTGGACAAGACACGTTGCTGCGTGTCACACCGCCTCCGGTTCAGAGTGGCCAGCTTCCAAAATCGGGACTCGCGCGCCCGCCCGCAGGTGGAGGTGGCTTTATATACCGGCGCTCTACGGCGCCTACCCAAAGTCCCAAACCCACGTCCTTCGTTTCGTGTGTTACCAACATCGCAACACGACGACGTACAGCTACGGCAACGCGATGGCGGCTCGAGGAGGGTGGACGAAGTTGCTGTTTGCGCTGCTGGTCGCCGGGCTGCTTCCCGTCGTGGCTCCGACGAGGACCTACGCAGCAGCGGCCGCTGAAGGAGGAGGTGCTCGCGGCACCGTGATCGGCATCGACCTGGGCACCACCTACTCGTGCGTCGGCGTCTACCGGAACGGCCGCGTCGAGATCATCGCCAACGACCAGGGCAACCGGATCACGCCCTCATGGGTCGCCTTCACCGACGGCGGCGAGCGCCTCATCGGCGAGGCCGCCAAGAACCAGGCGGCGGCCAACCCAGAGCGCACCATCTACGACGCCAAGCGGCTTATCGGTCGCCAGTTCGACGACGCCGTGGTGCAGCGGGACATGAAGCTGCTCTCCTACGACGTCGTCGAGAGGAACGGGAAGCCGCACGTGCGGGTCCAGGTGAGGGAAGGCGACGTGCGCGAGTTGAGCCCCGAGGAGGTCAGCGCCATGGTGCTCACCAAGATGAAGGAGACGGCCGAGGCCTACCTCGGCGAGAAGGTCACGGACGCCGTCGTCACCGTCCCGGCCTACTTCGACGACGCGCAGCGCCAGGCCACCAAGGACGCTGGCACC from Sorghum bicolor cultivar BTx623 chromosome 3, Sorghum_bicolor_NCBIv3, whole genome shotgun sequence encodes the following:
- the LOC8063139 gene encoding LOW QUALITY PROTEIN: NAD(P)H-quinone oxidoreductase subunit N, chloroplastic (The sequence of the model RefSeq protein was modified relative to this genomic sequence to represent the inferred CDS: deleted 2 bases in 1 codon); protein product: MTCKRRGGVYSWCASWSIRLTDQRTASIADLSATSPHFHFTASHLPATCSKASDFPLPSTHTRTAAGSRSSRMWSAAAAAARAVSVPVSPVPAPSLLSGRRGGPRGGRGAVSVRSSLLDFVGGDLVRPDLGKWLDDVEKHKALAIYPPHEGGYEGRYLNRLRYQGYYFLDLSARGLGDPETTLTKIHPVCPPSLGRQPVARWYFPPEVDYRLSLLHPDAKGLVVWIHEAKVLSKAELQFLAMLPDIRPKVRVLAEVGNWRSFVWKPLKQIAGLEQNPDAEE
- the LOC8063138 gene encoding uncharacterized protein LOC8063138 translates to MAEKEECKVLIDQASNEVADPPRHEDEDDEDDDDSWSFIMVLNLVLGGTARLNVLLPTATILAFAIFAPLLTDDGKCTRLNRILTAAFVVLCAGSCVFFTLTDSFRSASGRLRYGVATPTGIRTFCGGGHRRRKGPREPERYRLRWSDLFHTTLALVAFVTFAASHHDMVLCYYPGVPRKVVNTVPLVIGFVVSLLFVLFPSRRRGIGYPFLLRTDLVYLRR